One genomic segment of Styela clava chromosome 3, kaStyClav1.hap1.2, whole genome shotgun sequence includes these proteins:
- the LOC144420948 gene encoding cartilage oligomeric matrix protein-like isoform X2, producing MYLIFLMFCWLQASYGIPTSLTEIDLLMTSSSRPAQKITISRKVIQVFKQYDSIFLVGDIEIHDKNVTTIFAIDEMERIGVFSSRHFSQNRGIIYFELLVDAGTDAVSVRYLNNHGGYTSVKFRKVGINQPGYYSFILAISSSIKERSSTSGIQLYINCKHSHNAENVPSVAANLPSESIAAEVRVGPRDRIGQARFTARSMLLFYDTDITTVSEQMGCKVQGDEHRAGSDDVYGGSNTGGMNRQDLQEFTRVVAELKQSIIMMTREAQQLKNVMMQCKACGIQPDNLIDEDECDLNNPCFEGVACINNGANGGVKCGPCPEGYTGDGKICEDIDECKEEPCSPVAKCLNHVPGFTCTPCPPGYTGQGREGIGLEEARNKTKKQVCTDIDECQEDNAGCVFNSECINSMGSFSCGPCKAGYEGDQESGCKLSHRCGFGKKSSCHVNATCQSHRDGAVCECRVGTAGNGYTCGEDSDLDGRPDYDLPCVDASCLKDNCKNVPNSGQEDVDGDGFGDACDEDIDNDDVINIEDNCPYHVNEYQRNSDADSVGDVCDNCKTVPNSDQSDVDADGTGDVCDDDIDGDGIPNLYDNCPRFPNNDQHDIDKDGIGDDCDNCPQTENPNQDDKDDDGTGDLCDDGKDRDGDGIQDDQDNCPDIINSGQLDTDNDGIGDQCDEDDDGDGVPDFTLPGPDNCRLVPNSDQVDTDANGVGDVCEGDFDYDKIPDRIDVCPENAEIQRTDFRYFQQVILDPLGDAQIDPNWVVQNEGKEIVQTLNSDPGLAIGYTAFNGLDFYGTFFVNTKTDDDYAGFIFGYQDSSHFYSVMWKQSEQTYWQTSPFRAIAQPGIQIKAIKSRTGPGKLLRNALWESADTDGQVKLLWSDPINMGWEDQTAYRWELLHRPDVGYIRLKMFKGSQKVTDSGVIFDETMRGGRLGVFCFSQEKVIWSNLMYRCNDTLPHDYYGATGKTMNGQS from the exons ATGTACTTgatttttttgatgttttgttgGTTGCAAGCGTCATATGGCATTCCAACAAGTTTGACCG AGATCGACCTGTTGATGACATCATCCTCTCGTCCAGCACAGAAGATTACAATTTCTCGAAAAGTAATCCAAGTTTTCAAACAATATGATAGCATTTTTCTAGTTGGTGATATTGAG ATTCACGACAAAAATGTAACTACGATTTTTGCCATTGACGAAATGGAGCGTATTGGAGTCTTTTCTTCGAGACATTTTTCACAAAACCGAGGCATAATCTACTTTGAACTCCTTGTAGACGCAGGAACAGATGCGG TCTCAGTCAGGTATCTGAACAACCACGGTGGATACACGTCTGTTAAATTTCGTAAAGTCGGCATCAATCAACCTGGATATTACAGTTTCATTCTGGCGATTTCCTCTTCAATAAAAGAGAGATCTTCAACCAGTGGCATCCAATTATACATTAATTGCAAGCATAGTCATAATGCAGAGAATGTGCCATCTGTTGCAGCTAATCTACCGTCCGAAAGTATTGCAGCTGAG gtCCGCGTTGGGCCGCGTGATAGGATCGGACAAGCTAGATTTACGGCCAGAAGCATGCTGTTATTTTACGATACAGATATTACAACTGTTTCTGAACAAATGGGCTGTAAGGTGCAAGGAGACGAACATAGAGCTGGAA GTGATGACGTGTATGGGGGATCGAATACTGGAGGAATGAATCGACAAGATTTACAGGAATTTACAAGAGTTGTAGCTGAACTCAAACAAAGCATAATAATGATGACAAGAGAGGCGCAACAATTAAAAAATGTAATGATGCAGTGTAAAGCGTGTG GAATTCAACCGGATAATCTAATAGATGAAGATGAATGTGACCTCAACAACCCCTGCTTTGAAGGCGTTGCATGCATCAATAATGGGGCGAATGGTGGCGTAAAATGTGGACCTTGTCCTGAGGGATATACGGGCGACGGGAAGATATGCGAAGACATAGATGAG TGCAAAGAAGAACCCTGTTCACCAGTCGCAAAATGTCTAAACCACGTACCCGGATTTACTTGTACACCATGTCCGCCTGGATATACTGGCCAAGGCAGAGAGGGCATCGGACTAGAAGAAGCGAGAAATAAGACAAAAAA GCAAGTCTGCACAGACATTGACGAATGTCAAGAAGACAATGCGGGATGCGTTTTCAACTCTGAATGCATAAATTCTATG GGTTCATTTTCCTGTGGGCCATGTAAAGCTGGATATGAAGGAGATCAAGAATCAGGATGCAAATTGAGTCATAGATGCGGCTTCGGAAAAAAAAGTTCATGTCACGTCAATGCGACATGCCAAAGCCACCGAGATGGTGCAGTATGTGAG TGTAGAGTGGGTACCGCTGGTAATGGATATACATGCGGCGAAGACAGTGATCTGGATGGACGACCAGACTATGATTTGCCTTGCGTTGACGCATCTTGTTTGAAAGATAACTGTAAAAACGTACCGAACAGTGGCCAAGAGGATGTAGATGGAGATGGATTTGGAGACGCATGTGACGAAGATATTGATAACGACGACGTAATAAATATAGAG GATAATTGCCCCTACCACGTGAATGAATATCAGCGAAATTCAGATGCAGATAGTGTTGGAGATGTATGTGATAACTGTAAAACCGTCCCGAATTCCGACCAATCAGATGTCGATGCAGATGGAACTGGCGATGTTTGTGATGACGATATCGATGGAGATG GTATTCCCAACCTTTATGACAACTGTCCCAGATTCCCAAACAACGATCAACATGATATAGACAAGGACGGCATAGGCGACGATTGCGACAATTGTCCTCAAACCGAAAACCCAAATCAAGACGATAAAGATGATGACGGAACTGGAGATTTGTGTGATGACGGGAAA GATAGAGATGGTGATGGCATTCAAGATGATCAAGATAATTGCCCGGATATTATTAACAGTGGGCAACTTGATACCGACAATGATGGAATAG GTGATCAATGTGATGAAGATGACGATGGTGACGGTGTTCCGGATTTTACACTTCCTGGACCAGATAATTGCAGATTAGTACCAAACTCTGATCAAGTCGACACTGATG CTAACGGCGTGGGTGATGTGTGCGAGGGTGATTTTGACTACGATAAGATACCGGACAGAATTGATGTTTGTCCGGAAAATGCGGAAATTCAACGCACGGATTTCCGATATTTTCAGCAAGTTATCCTCGATCCACTAGGTGATGCGCAGATCGATCCAAACTGGGTTGTTCAAAATGAG ggCAAAGAAATTGTACAAACTCTCAATAGTGACCCTGGATTGGCCATCGGGTATACTGCATTCAATGGTCTGGATTTTTATGGAACGTTTTTCGTTAACACGAAAACAGATGATGATTATGCCGGATTCATATTTGGATACCAG GATAGCAGCCATTTTTATTCTGTGATGTGGAAACAATCGGAACAAACGTACTGGCAAACATCACCATTCAGAGCTATAGCACAACCCGGTATTCAGATAAAA GCCATCAAATCAAGGACAGGTCCAGGAAAATTACTTAGGAACGCATTATGGGAAAGTGCCGATACTGACGGTCAAGTAAAACTTCTTTGGAGTGATCCAATAAACATGGGATGGGAAGATCAAACAGCATATAGATGGGAATTACTCCACCGACCTGACGTTGGATACATACGATTGAAAATGTTCAAAGGAAGCCAGAAG gTGACTGACTCGGGGGTTATTTTCGACGAAACCATGAGAGGCGGAAGACTtggtgttttctgtttttcacaAGAGAAAGTGATTTGGTCAAATCTCATGTATAGATGTAATG ACACATTACCTCATGACTACTATGGTGCAACCGGGAAGACGATGAACGGACAGAGCTAG
- the LOC144420948 gene encoding cartilage oligomeric matrix protein-like isoform X1, whose amino-acid sequence MYLIFLMFCWLQASYGIPTSLTEIDLLMTSSSRPAQKITISRKVIQVFKQYDSIFLVGDIEIHDKNVTTIFAIDEMERIGVFSSRHFSQNRGIIYFELLVDAGTDAVSVRYLNNHGGYTSVKFRKVGINQPGYYSFILAISSSIKERSSTSGIQLYINCKHSHNAENVPSVAANLPSESIAAEVRVGPRDRIGQARFTARSMLLFYDTDITTVSEQMGCKVQGDEHRAGSAFPCRVCDDVYGGSNTGGMNRQDLQEFTRVVAELKQSIIMMTREAQQLKNVMMQCKACGIQPDNLIDEDECDLNNPCFEGVACINNGANGGVKCGPCPEGYTGDGKICEDIDECKEEPCSPVAKCLNHVPGFTCTPCPPGYTGQGREGIGLEEARNKTKKQVCTDIDECQEDNAGCVFNSECINSMGSFSCGPCKAGYEGDQESGCKLSHRCGFGKKSSCHVNATCQSHRDGAVCECRVGTAGNGYTCGEDSDLDGRPDYDLPCVDASCLKDNCKNVPNSGQEDVDGDGFGDACDEDIDNDDVINIEDNCPYHVNEYQRNSDADSVGDVCDNCKTVPNSDQSDVDADGTGDVCDDDIDGDGIPNLYDNCPRFPNNDQHDIDKDGIGDDCDNCPQTENPNQDDKDDDGTGDLCDDGKDRDGDGIQDDQDNCPDIINSGQLDTDNDGIGDQCDEDDDGDGVPDFTLPGPDNCRLVPNSDQVDTDANGVGDVCEGDFDYDKIPDRIDVCPENAEIQRTDFRYFQQVILDPLGDAQIDPNWVVQNEGKEIVQTLNSDPGLAIGYTAFNGLDFYGTFFVNTKTDDDYAGFIFGYQDSSHFYSVMWKQSEQTYWQTSPFRAIAQPGIQIKAIKSRTGPGKLLRNALWESADTDGQVKLLWSDPINMGWEDQTAYRWELLHRPDVGYIRLKMFKGSQKVTDSGVIFDETMRGGRLGVFCFSQEKVIWSNLMYRCNDTLPHDYYGATGKTMNGQS is encoded by the exons ATGTACTTgatttttttgatgttttgttgGTTGCAAGCGTCATATGGCATTCCAACAAGTTTGACCG AGATCGACCTGTTGATGACATCATCCTCTCGTCCAGCACAGAAGATTACAATTTCTCGAAAAGTAATCCAAGTTTTCAAACAATATGATAGCATTTTTCTAGTTGGTGATATTGAG ATTCACGACAAAAATGTAACTACGATTTTTGCCATTGACGAAATGGAGCGTATTGGAGTCTTTTCTTCGAGACATTTTTCACAAAACCGAGGCATAATCTACTTTGAACTCCTTGTAGACGCAGGAACAGATGCGG TCTCAGTCAGGTATCTGAACAACCACGGTGGATACACGTCTGTTAAATTTCGTAAAGTCGGCATCAATCAACCTGGATATTACAGTTTCATTCTGGCGATTTCCTCTTCAATAAAAGAGAGATCTTCAACCAGTGGCATCCAATTATACATTAATTGCAAGCATAGTCATAATGCAGAGAATGTGCCATCTGTTGCAGCTAATCTACCGTCCGAAAGTATTGCAGCTGAG gtCCGCGTTGGGCCGCGTGATAGGATCGGACAAGCTAGATTTACGGCCAGAAGCATGCTGTTATTTTACGATACAGATATTACAACTGTTTCTGAACAAATGGGCTGTAAGGTGCAAGGAGACGAACATAGAGCTGGAAGTGCGTTCCCATGTAGAGTTt GTGATGACGTGTATGGGGGATCGAATACTGGAGGAATGAATCGACAAGATTTACAGGAATTTACAAGAGTTGTAGCTGAACTCAAACAAAGCATAATAATGATGACAAGAGAGGCGCAACAATTAAAAAATGTAATGATGCAGTGTAAAGCGTGTG GAATTCAACCGGATAATCTAATAGATGAAGATGAATGTGACCTCAACAACCCCTGCTTTGAAGGCGTTGCATGCATCAATAATGGGGCGAATGGTGGCGTAAAATGTGGACCTTGTCCTGAGGGATATACGGGCGACGGGAAGATATGCGAAGACATAGATGAG TGCAAAGAAGAACCCTGTTCACCAGTCGCAAAATGTCTAAACCACGTACCCGGATTTACTTGTACACCATGTCCGCCTGGATATACTGGCCAAGGCAGAGAGGGCATCGGACTAGAAGAAGCGAGAAATAAGACAAAAAA GCAAGTCTGCACAGACATTGACGAATGTCAAGAAGACAATGCGGGATGCGTTTTCAACTCTGAATGCATAAATTCTATG GGTTCATTTTCCTGTGGGCCATGTAAAGCTGGATATGAAGGAGATCAAGAATCAGGATGCAAATTGAGTCATAGATGCGGCTTCGGAAAAAAAAGTTCATGTCACGTCAATGCGACATGCCAAAGCCACCGAGATGGTGCAGTATGTGAG TGTAGAGTGGGTACCGCTGGTAATGGATATACATGCGGCGAAGACAGTGATCTGGATGGACGACCAGACTATGATTTGCCTTGCGTTGACGCATCTTGTTTGAAAGATAACTGTAAAAACGTACCGAACAGTGGCCAAGAGGATGTAGATGGAGATGGATTTGGAGACGCATGTGACGAAGATATTGATAACGACGACGTAATAAATATAGAG GATAATTGCCCCTACCACGTGAATGAATATCAGCGAAATTCAGATGCAGATAGTGTTGGAGATGTATGTGATAACTGTAAAACCGTCCCGAATTCCGACCAATCAGATGTCGATGCAGATGGAACTGGCGATGTTTGTGATGACGATATCGATGGAGATG GTATTCCCAACCTTTATGACAACTGTCCCAGATTCCCAAACAACGATCAACATGATATAGACAAGGACGGCATAGGCGACGATTGCGACAATTGTCCTCAAACCGAAAACCCAAATCAAGACGATAAAGATGATGACGGAACTGGAGATTTGTGTGATGACGGGAAA GATAGAGATGGTGATGGCATTCAAGATGATCAAGATAATTGCCCGGATATTATTAACAGTGGGCAACTTGATACCGACAATGATGGAATAG GTGATCAATGTGATGAAGATGACGATGGTGACGGTGTTCCGGATTTTACACTTCCTGGACCAGATAATTGCAGATTAGTACCAAACTCTGATCAAGTCGACACTGATG CTAACGGCGTGGGTGATGTGTGCGAGGGTGATTTTGACTACGATAAGATACCGGACAGAATTGATGTTTGTCCGGAAAATGCGGAAATTCAACGCACGGATTTCCGATATTTTCAGCAAGTTATCCTCGATCCACTAGGTGATGCGCAGATCGATCCAAACTGGGTTGTTCAAAATGAG ggCAAAGAAATTGTACAAACTCTCAATAGTGACCCTGGATTGGCCATCGGGTATACTGCATTCAATGGTCTGGATTTTTATGGAACGTTTTTCGTTAACACGAAAACAGATGATGATTATGCCGGATTCATATTTGGATACCAG GATAGCAGCCATTTTTATTCTGTGATGTGGAAACAATCGGAACAAACGTACTGGCAAACATCACCATTCAGAGCTATAGCACAACCCGGTATTCAGATAAAA GCCATCAAATCAAGGACAGGTCCAGGAAAATTACTTAGGAACGCATTATGGGAAAGTGCCGATACTGACGGTCAAGTAAAACTTCTTTGGAGTGATCCAATAAACATGGGATGGGAAGATCAAACAGCATATAGATGGGAATTACTCCACCGACCTGACGTTGGATACATACGATTGAAAATGTTCAAAGGAAGCCAGAAG gTGACTGACTCGGGGGTTATTTTCGACGAAACCATGAGAGGCGGAAGACTtggtgttttctgtttttcacaAGAGAAAGTGATTTGGTCAAATCTCATGTATAGATGTAATG ACACATTACCTCATGACTACTATGGTGCAACCGGGAAGACGATGAACGGACAGAGCTAG